One segment of Dolichospermum sp. DET69 DNA contains the following:
- a CDS encoding protein rep, whose amino-acid sequence MKKPFSKFVSTPNSDKSCNFSFPEKNQQSQNTPNLTDVDPIGNTWEKHRVNADKIAEFYAKSDNDTFNTYAWRLQSCSEWLEFRLVPEETANTLKLKLTNARFCRVRHCPVCQWRRSMMWKAKAYQILPQVVTDYPKYRWLFITLTVRNCNIEELRETLDEINKAFKRLSELKAWPAKGWVKSIEVTKGKDGISAHPHIHLLAMVQPSYFSHGYISQAKWVSLWQQCLRVNYQPVVDVRAIKKHHDPKVLIPEILKYQVKEADLVADREWFLELTRQLHKTRAIAVGGVLRHYMRELEEKNQDLIGDSEEIDEVKDNSLYFGWNRKLRKYIIEG is encoded by the coding sequence ATAAAAAAGCCATTCAGTAAATTTGTGTCTACTCCAAACTCAGATAAAAGCTGTAATTTTTCTTTTCCCGAAAAAAATCAGCAAAGTCAAAATACACCAAATTTAACAGATGTTGATCCTATAGGTAACACTTGGGAAAAGCATCGAGTTAATGCTGATAAAATTGCTGAATTTTACGCCAAATCAGATAATGATACTTTTAATACGTATGCTTGGCGGTTGCAAAGCTGTTCTGAGTGGCTAGAGTTTCGCTTAGTACCAGAAGAAACAGCAAACACTCTCAAATTAAAATTAACTAATGCGCGATTTTGTCGAGTGCGTCACTGTCCTGTTTGTCAGTGGCGACGTTCTATGATGTGGAAAGCAAAAGCTTATCAGATTCTCCCTCAAGTTGTCACAGATTACCCTAAATACCGTTGGTTGTTTATCACTCTGACGGTAAGAAATTGCAACATTGAAGAACTCAGAGAAACCTTAGATGAAATAAACAAAGCTTTTAAACGTTTATCAGAGTTGAAAGCATGGCCAGCTAAAGGTTGGGTAAAGTCTATAGAAGTCACCAAAGGTAAAGATGGAATATCAGCACACCCACATATACACCTTTTAGCGATGGTACAGCCTTCATATTTCAGTCATGGCTATATTTCTCAAGCTAAATGGGTATCATTATGGCAGCAATGTTTAAGGGTTAATTATCAGCCAGTAGTTGATGTGAGAGCGATTAAAAAACACCATGATCCAAAAGTGTTAATTCCTGAAATTCTGAAATATCAGGTGAAAGAGGCTGATTTAGTGGCTGATAGGGAATGGTTTTTAGAGTTAACCCGTCAACTACACAAAACTAGAGCGATCGCAGTTGGGGGAGTTCTCAGACATTATATGCGAGAATTAGAGGAGAAAAATCAAGACCTCATTGGTGACAGTGAAGAGATAGATGAGGTTAAGGATAATAGTTTATATTTCGGATGGAATAGAAAATTACGTAAGTACATAATAGAGGGATAA
- a CDS encoding Abi family protein, giving the protein MSDSSTYDSLCIVFSEARLSRYLIATNQDKLEALKLYKLNMRLSESLYSFLCIFEITLRNRISNVLAQEFGDNWFEEKEGKWLNGKASTEWQAKTGNTQRARLLKQIDKAKEEINKQNKKINNSQYQKLLTRASGKRKAQCL; this is encoded by the coding sequence ATGTCTGACTCTAGTACCTATGATAGTCTTTGCATAGTTTTTTCCGAAGCACGCCTTTCAAGATATTTAATTGCTACCAATCAAGATAAGCTAGAGGCATTAAAACTATATAAACTCAATATGAGATTATCCGAATCTCTATATTCCTTTTTATGTATATTTGAAATAACTTTAAGAAATAGAATTAGTAATGTACTTGCTCAAGAATTTGGAGATAATTGGTTTGAGGAAAAAGAAGGCAAGTGGTTAAATGGAAAAGCTTCAACCGAATGGCAAGCCAAAACTGGTAATACTCAACGAGCAAGACTATTAAAACAGATAGACAAAGCAAAAGAAGAAATTAACAAGCAGAATAAGAAAATTAACAATTCACAATATCAAAAGTTACTTACAAGAGCATCCGGTAAGCGTAAAGCTCAGTGTCTTTAG